A genomic region of Paroedura picta isolate Pp20150507F chromosome 4, Ppicta_v3.0, whole genome shotgun sequence contains the following coding sequences:
- the SNX7 gene encoding sorting nexin-7 → MEAERCGSPPPPSSALPLDGDEAAALAVADPGAGPPDDSAGPAILPSSPEFLELDEDEDLEVFSKDASLLEGNSFSPLLPTSPSSMINQYKFEDEPELKDIFVTVDEPESHITAIETFITYRVVTKTTRGEFDSSEYEVRRRYQDFLWLKGKLEEAHPTLIIPPLPEKFIMKGVMERFNDDFIETRRKALHKFLNRVADHPTLTFNEDLKIFLTAQAGELSSHKKQGPGLLSRMGQTVKAVASSMRGGALKNRPDAFTEMNDYVDVFNQKITLLNKISHRVYKEEKDYFYELKEFGQSHMLWSASEEDLGDTLRGIASCVDQCFKAMEKRTMALSETLFPTLHEYVLYSEILMGVLKRRDLIQAELDSKVEALYNKKAESDLLSEEIGKLEDKVECANNALQADWDRWKESMRLDMKTAFGDVAENNIRYYEQCLATWESFLTSQTTDICLDGSPEDQP, encoded by the exons atggaggCTGAGCGCTGCGGCTCCCCGCCGCCGCCCTCTTCCGCCCTTCCCCTGGACGGCGACGAGGCTGCGGCGCTTGCCGTCGCGGACCCGGGCGCGGGGCCCCCGGACGACTCCGCCGGGCCCgccatcctcccctcctccccggaGTTCCTGGAGTTGGACGAGGACGAGGACCTGGAAGTGTTCAGCAAG GACGCATCACTATTGGAGGGAAACTCGTTCAGTCCTTTATTGCCAACATCACCTTCTTCTATGATAAACCAGTACAAATTTGAAGATGAACCAGAATTAAAGGACATTTTTGTTACAGTTGATGAACCGGAAAGCCACATCACTGCTATTGAGACATTTATCACGTACAGAGTCGTTACAAAG ACAACCCGTGGTGAATTTGATTCGAGCGAGTACGAAGTTAGACGAAGGTATCAGGATTTCCTTTGGTTAAAGGGAAAACTTGAAGAGGCGCATCCAACGCTGATCATTCCT CCGTTGCCTGAAAAATTCATAATGAAAGGAGTTATGGAACGATTTAATGATGATTTCATTGAGACTCGAAGGAAAGCACTGCATAAATTTTTAAACCGGGTGGCTGATCATCCCACTTTAACTTTTAATGAAGATCTAAAAATTTTTCTTACTGCACAAGCTGGG GAACTTTCCTCTCACAAGAAGCAGGGGCCTGGTTTATTGAGCAGAATGGGACAAACTGTCAAAGCTGTTGCATCCTCAATGCGAGGAGGAGCTCTGAAAAACCGCCCCGATGCATTTACGGAAATGAATGACTATGTGGATGTCTTTAACCAGAAAATCACTCTCTTGAACAAAATCTCTCATCGagtttataaggaagaaaaag acTATTTTTATGAGCTGAAGGAATTTGGCCAAAGCCACATGCTGTGGTCTGCTTCCGAAGAGGACCTAGGAGACACCCTGAGAGGCATTGCCAGCTGCGTTGACCAGTGTTTCAAGGCTATGGAGAAGCGGACGATGGCGCTTTCTGAAACCTTGTTCCCTACTCTGCATGAATACGTGCTGTACAGTGAAATATTAATG GGAGTCTTGAAAAGAAGGGATCTCATCCAAGCAGAACTGGATTCCAAAGTTGAAGCTTTATATAATAAAAAGGCAGAAAGTGATCTG CTCTCAGAAGAGATTGGGAAACTTGAAGACAAAGTGGAGTGTGCCAATAATGCACTGCAGGCCGACTGGGATAGATGGAAAGAGAGTATGCGCCTTGATATGAAGACAGCTTTTGGCGATGTGGCTGAAAACAATATCCGGTATTATGAACAG